The Oenanthe melanoleuca isolate GR-GAL-2019-014 chromosome 15, OMel1.0, whole genome shotgun sequence genome contains a region encoding:
- the TFIP11 gene encoding tuftelin-interacting protein 11 — protein sequence MSMSHLYGTDGDDGVEMESFEVSDWDLQNEFNPHRQRHRQTKEEATYGVWAERDSDEERPSFGGKRSRDYSAPVSFVSAGLRKAAAEELSDEDSDDDEKPVKQEEIPKEFVPKKLKTGGNFKPSQKGFAGGSKSFVDFGSWERHTKGIGQKLLQKMGYVPGRGLGKNAQGIINPIEAKQRKGKGAVGAYGSERTTQSLQDFPVVDSEEEAEEEFQKELSQWRKDPNGGKKKPKYSYKTVEELKAKGRISKQLAAPQKEISQVKVIDMTGREQKVYYSYSQISHKHNIPDDSPQQPLGKDSKPQGFALPELEHNLQLLIDITEQEIIQSDRQLQYERDMVVNLSHEIQKMAEVLSHEEKAISNLSKVLDMVEECERRMQPGCENPLTLDECAKIFETLQDKYYEEYRMSDRVDLAVAIVYPLMKEYFKNWDPLKDCTYGTEIIAKWKSLLENDQLLSHSGQDLSTDAFHRLMWEIWMPYVRNIVARWQPRNCGSMVDFLDSWVNVVPVWILDNILDQLIFPKLQKEVESWNPLTDTVPIHSWIHPWLPLMQARLEPLYSPIRNKLANALQKWHPSDSSAKLILQPWKDVFTPGSWEAFMVKNIVPKLGMCLNELIINPHQQHMDAFYWVIDWEGMISVSSLVGLLEKHFFPKWLQVLCSWLSNSPNYEEITKWYLGWKSMFSDQVLAHPSIKDKFNEALDIMNRAVSSSVGGYMQPGARENIAYLTHTERRKDFQYEAMQERREAENMAQRGIGAAAGSVPMNFKDLIQTKAEEHNIVFMPVIGKRHEGKQLYTFGRIVIYIDRGVVFVQGEKTWVPTSLQSLIDMAK from the exons ATGTCCATGTCGCACTTGTACGGCACGGACGGAGACGATGGCGTGGAGATGGAGAGCTTCGAGGTGTCGGACTGGGACCTGCAGAACGAATTCAACCCGCACCGGCAGCGGCACCGCCAGACCAAGGAGGAGGCGACCTACGGCGTGTGGGCCGAGCGCGACTCGGATGAGGAGCGGCCCAGCTTCGGCGGGAAGCG CTCCAGGGATTACTCTGCCCCCGTGAGCTTTgtcagtgctgggctgaggaaagcagcagccgAGGAACTCTCGGATGAGGACTCAGATGATGATGAGAAGCCTGTGAAGCAGGAGGAGATTCCCAAGGAGTTTGTGCCCAAGAAGTTAAAAACA GGTGGAAATTTCAAGCCCAGCCAGAAAGGCTTTGCAGGGGGCTCCAAGTCCTTCGTGGATTTTGGCAGCTGGGAGAGACACACTAAAGGAATTGGGCAGAAGCTTCTCCAGAAGATGGGATATGTCCCTGGAAGGGGTCTGGGGAAGAATGCTCAAG GAATCATCAATCCCATCGAGGCCAAGCAGAGGAAAGGCAAAGGTGCTGTGGGCGCCTACGGCTCCGAGAGGACCACGCAGTCCTTGCAGGACTTCCCTGTGGTGGACTCAGAAGAGGAAGCTGAGGAG GAATTTCAGAAGGAGCTCAGCCAGTGGCGGAAAGACCCAAATGGAGGcaagaaaaaacccaagtaCAGCTACAAGACAGTGGAAGAGCTGAAAGCCAAGGGCAGGATCAGCAAGCAGCTTGCAGCCCCTCAGAAGGAGATTTCCCAGGTCAAG GTGATCGACATGACGGGCCGGGAGCAGAAGGTTTATTACAGCTACAGCCAGATCAGCCACAAGCACAACATCCCAGATgacagcccccagcagcccctgggcaaGGACTCCAAGCCCCAGGGGTTTGCCCTGCCTGAGCTGGAGCAcaacctgcagctgctcatcGACATCACAGAGCAGGAGATCATCCAGAGCGACCGGCAGCTGCAGTACGAGAGGGACATGGTGGTCAACCTGAGCCACGAGATCCAGAAGATGGCTGAGGTGCTGTCCCACGAGGAGAAGGCCATCAGCAACCTCAGCAAGGTGCTGGACATGGTGGAGGAGTGTGAGAGAAGGatgcagccaggctgtgagaACCCTCTGACCCTGGATGAGTGTGCAAAGATCTTTGAGACCCTGCAGGACAAGTACTATGAGGAGTACAGGATGTCAGACAGGGTGGACCTGGCAGTGGCCATAGTTTATCCTCTCATGAAGGAATACTTCAAGAACTGGGATCCCCTCAAG GACTGTACATATGGCACAGAGATCATAGCCAAGTGGAAGAGCCTTCTGGAAAATGATCAGCTGTTATCCCACAGTGGGCAGGACCTGTCAACAGATGCTTTTCACAG ACTGATGTGGGAGATCTGGATGCCATATGTCAGAAACATCGTGGCGCGGTGGCAGCCAAGGAACTGCGGATCCATGGTGGATTTCCTGGACAGCTGGGTGAACGTTGTTCCTGTGTGGATACTGGATAACATTCTGGATCAGCTCATCTTCCCCAAGCTGCAGAAGGAG GTGGAGAGCTGGAACCCACTGACGGACACGGTGCCCATCCACTCGTGGATCCACCCCTGGCTGCCGCTGATGCAGGCGCGGCTGGAGCCGCTCTACTCGCCCATCCGCAACAAGCTGGCCAACGCCCTGCAGAAGTGGCACCCCAGCGACTCCTCTGCCAAGCTCATCCTCCAGCCCTGGAAGGATGTCTTCACTCCTGGCTCCTGGGAGGCTTTCATGGTCAAGAACATCGTGCCTAAACTCG GTATGTGTCTGAATGAACTCATCATCAacccccaccagcagcacatgGATGCCTTTTACTGGGTGATTGACTGGGAGGGGATGATTTCTGTCTCCAGCCTGGTTGGGCTGCTGGAGAAACACTTCTTCCCAAAGTGGCTGCAG GTGCTCTGCTCTTGGCTCAGTAACAGCCCCAACTACGAAGAGATCACCAAGTGGTACCTGGGCTGGAAGTCCATGTTCTCAGACCAGGTGCTGGCACATCCCTCCATCAAAGACAAGTTCAATGAAGCCCTTGACATCATGAacagggctgtgtcctccaGCGTGG GTGGGTACATGCAGCCGGGCGCCCGGGAGAACATCGCCTACCTGACGCACACGGAGCGGCGCAAGGACTTCCAGTACGAGGCCATGCAGGAGCGGCGCGAGGCCGAGAACATGGCGCAGCGCGGCATCGGCGCCGCCGCCGGCTCCGTGCCCATGAACTTCAAGGACCTCATCCAGACCAAGGCCGAGGAGCACAACATCGTCTTCATGCCCGTCATCGGCAAGAGGCACGAGGGCAAGCAGCTCTACACCTTCGGCAGGATCGTCATCTACATCGACAGGGGCGTGGTCTTCGTGCAAGGGGAGAAGACCTGGGTGCCCACCTCGCTGCAGAGCCTCATTGACATGGCCAAGTGA
- the SRRD gene encoding SRR1-like protein, translated as MAAAGGWRAGRARRRRRRRRRGEEEEDDDDEEEGGPATEAVLRRLREARDDLLSSGFWAASAGAVRAPLSGPAEPPARCVCYGLGRFGRCPAARYQLAFLLLLLDELRVPPGRCALFDPAFSAREAAALRALGLCLLTENEEGKHGVQGAATLFYMVHCGKALYNNLLWSNWSPAALSKLVIIGNSFRGIEERLLSRILERDYSYIAKVLKGVEEVALPSHPRYLDTFNDTSVHWFPLDKLQELSPEVWDFVEEPMYQDCEDLEIIRKGEGPTAKS; from the exons atggcggcggcgggagggTGGCGAGCGGGGCGTgcacggcggcggcggcggcggcggcggcggggcgaggaggaggaggatgatgatgatgaggaggaagGCGGCCCCGCCACCGAAGCGGTGCTGCGGCGGCTGCGGGAGGCGCG GGACGATCTGCTGAGCTCCGGCTTCTGGGCGGCGAGCGCCG GAGCCGTGCGCGCCCCGCTGAGCGGCCCCGCGGAGCCGCCCGCCCGCTGCGTGTGCTACGGGCTGGGCCGGTTCGGGCGCTGCCCCGCCGCGCGGTACCAGCTcgccttcctgctgctgctgctggacgAGCTGCGG GTGCCGCCCGGCCGCTGCGCCCTGTTCGACCCGGCCTTCTCGgcgcgggaggcggcggcgctgcgagcgctggggctgtgcctgctcacgGAGAATGAG GAGGGGAAACACGGCGTGCAGGGGGCGGCCACGCTGTTCTACATGGTGCACTGCGGGAAGGCTCTGTACAACAACCTGCTGTGGAGCAACTGGAGCCCGGCGGCGCTCTCCAAGCTGGTCATCATCGGGAACAGCTTCCGAGGAATCGAGGAGAG ATTGCTGTCCAGAATCTTGGAGAGAGATTATTCTTACATAGCAAAG GTCTTGAAAGGAGTGGAGGAAGTGGCACTCCCCAGTCACCCCCGCTACCTGGACACCTTCAATGACACCTCCGTGCACTGGTTTCCCTTGGATAAACTGCAGGAGCTCTCCCCTGAGGTCTGGGACTTTGTAGAGGAGCCGATGTACCAGGACTGTGAGGACCTGGAGATCATCAGGAAGGGGGAGGGACCTACTGCCAAGTCCTGA
- the HPS4 gene encoding BLOC-3 complex member HPS4, with product MRAVTCAVTGPGARPEPAAGASGGIPEHPGTGGGSERRDPGASRNRRRERAQDPGASRNRRRERAAGPRNIPEHPGTGRSIPEPPAAMSRPAAPGPAPWWNYFFLYDGSKVKEEGDPTSAGICYFYPSQTIPEQQELLCGQMAGVVRCLTEISGSPPSLVRLRKLKFAVVVDGDFLWVLGCAVELPDVSCRRLLEQLIGLFTFYQGPVRGAYTAFSQEELSKEWDRYIEHIQKNTSDLHRIFNSLWHLDKTKVDPLLLLKAALILQTCQRSPHVLAGCILYKGLIVSTQLPPPLTAKVLLQGSESQGQSEPGAEEPQEPGSALPPGVRIIPVFLTGEEISVLQDFPVEWMARSPMSPAGPRAEESALCSQAVPESTGAHENQALDGISVQECCEDASGTPAPGDAVQLSSPASPLMEFSGMETGTRNSPSANLGGAGSESSELSGKTSFPSESDTEQLPSPSSLQTECAWTTGPYLEGFSFPNPYCWEQESKDKRESPADSDVGHCASQNSLSVSHSPAVPSPAQELSRRKSSEQDKPWSVSQDSVSGGSGSTAGDHVWGLDCPAGHAQLRSGKQLLLPGVQEALPSDPAGLRPCASSREDRLGGRGSEPAQLSLYVHCIQGLVLSLLAEQQLRRDRRAVEDVYHSSLASLNGLEVHLRETLPKDSSASARTNYSFTHYDCVQNVLTANLPHSPGPLDRHFLRAATLIHSDFSQLPTASEVIIRNASTAVYACRNPVQETYFQQLGAPLRNSGVPNPHDSAFSLPSKAKQKLLKHGVNLL from the exons atgCGCGCGGTCACGTGCGCGGTCACGGGACCGGGGGCGCGCCCGGAACCGGCGGCGGGAGCGAGCGGCGGGATCCCGGAGCATCCCGGAACCGGCGGCGGGAGCGAGCGGCGGGACCCCGGAGCATCCCGGAACCGGCGGCGGGAGCGAGCGCAGGATCCCGGAGCATCCCGGAACCGGCGGCGGGAGCGAGCGGCGGGACCCCGGAACATCCCGGAGCATCCCGGAACCGGCCGCAGCATCCCCGAGCCGCCCGCAGCCAtgtcccgccccgccgcgcccggccccgcaccATG GTGGAATTACTTCTTTCTTTATGATGGGTCAAAAGTGAAGGAGGAAGGGGATCCTACGAGTGCCGGGATCTGTTATTTTTACCCTTCCCAG accatcccagagcagcaggagctgctgtgtgggcAGATGGCCGGGGTTGTTCGCTGCCTCACCGAGATCTCTGGATCCCCTCCCAGCCTTGTCCGCCTCAGGAAGCTCAAATTTGCCGTGGTGGTGGATGGAGACTTTCTGTGG gttctgggctgtgctgtggagctgcctgaCGTGAGCTGCCGGcgcctcctggagcagctcatcGGCCTCTTCACCTTCTACCAGGGCCCTGTGCGAGGGGCGTACACG GCATTttcccaggaggagctgagcaagGAGTGGGACAGGTACATTGAGCACATCCAAAAAAACACCAGTGACCTCCACAGGATTTTCAATTCTCTCTGGCATCTGGACAAAACCAAG GTGGATCCTTTGCTTTTGCTGAAGGCAGCTCTCATCCTGCAGACATGCCAGCGCTCTCCCCATGTCCTGGCAGGCTGCATCCTCTACAAGGGCTT GATTGTGAGCACCCAGCTGCCACCTCCACTCACTGCCAAAGTCCTCCTGCAGGGCAGCGAGTCCCAAGGCCAG AGTGAGCCTGGAGCTGAGGAGCCACAGGAGCCTG ggtcTGCGCTGCCGCCGGGCGTCCGAATCATCCCCGTGTTCCTCACAGGGGAGGAAatctctgtgctccaggactTCCCCGTGGAGTGGATGGCCAG GTcacccatgtccccagcaggccccagagcagaggagagtgctctctgctcccaggcagtTCCAGAATCAACAGGAGCTCATGAAAACCAGGCTCTGGATGGAATCTCTGTGCAGGAGTGCTGTGAGGACGCTTCAGGAACACCTGccccaggagatgctgtgcaGTTGAGCAGCCCTGCAAGTCCTCTGATGGAGTTCTCTGGAATGGAAACTGGCACAAGGAATTCTCCATCTGCAAACCTGGGTGGAGCAGGCAGTGAAAGCTCAGAGCTCAGCGGGAAAACATCCTTCCCTTCAGAGagtgacacagagcagctcccaagCCCTTCCTCACTCCAGACTGAATGTGCTTGGACTACAGGTCCATACCTGGaaggcttttcctttcccaacccttactgctgggagcaggagagcaaGGACAAGAGGGAATCCCCTGCAGACTCTGATGTTGGTCACTGTGCgtcccaaaattccctttcagtcagccacagcccagctgttccctctcctgcccaggagctgagcagaagAAAATCCAGTGAGCAGGACAAGCCATGGAGTGTGAGCCAGGACAGTGTGTCTggaggcagtggcagcacagctggtgaCCACGTGTGGGGCTTGGATTGTCCTGCTGGACACGCTCAGCTCCGgagtgggaagcagctgctgctcccaggggttCAGGAGGCTCTGCCcagtgaccctgcagggctcaggccgtgtgccagcagcagggaggacaggctgggtggcagaggcagcgagccagcccagctgagcctcTATGTTCACTGCATCCAGGGGCTGGTGCTGTCGCTGCTGGCGGAGCAGCAGCTGCGCCGGGACCGCCGCGCCGTGGAGGACGTG tACCACAGCAGCCTGGCCTCCCTAAATGGCCTCGAGGTTCACCTGAGGGAGACTCTGCCCAAGGACTCCTCAGCCTCAGCCAGGACAAACTACAGCTTCACACACTATGACTGTGTCCAGAACGTCCTCACAG CCAACTTGCCCCACAGCCCCGGGCCCCTGGACCGACACTTCCTCAGGGCAGCCACTCTCATCCACTCCGACTTCAGCCAGCTCCCCACGGCCTCAGAAGTGATCATCAG gAACGCCTCCACAGCCGTGTATGCCTGCAGGAACCCTGTCCAGGAGACCTacttccagcagctgggagctcccCTCCGCAACTCAGGCGTCCCCAACCCGCACGACAGCGCCTTCAGCCTGCCCAGCAAGGCcaagcagaagctgctgaagcATGGGGTGAacctgctgtga